The Akkermansiaceae bacterium genome has a window encoding:
- a CDS encoding peptidylprolyl isomerase: MSKAFVVRMVLWSVLMLYLICDFFVFSGPLRGELRRMFPSKEDKIATAMAEGVCAKVYNAPIYLSQVDRRVRENLWRSGRDPGKVSEAEIKTLRWVALDDLIAEALVRIKVRVNIEQARVSDAEVDAELARFTKRFDSPGQLEQAMAAQGIESREELRLRMQARLEQEKYVLSKIQSHITVDEKEARQWYEDHQKELTTPERRHVRHIFLATLDHPSDEAKGELEGHLALILSGKETFEHAAKSLSEDERSKDQGGNLGWMRRDRLPGDFAAAAFTIPANQPVLHRTKLGWHIIEVTGIKAPELLPFEKMKPEIVAAISDSRRQEAIEQYRHQLRLLNHEKVEIYRDLLGL, encoded by the coding sequence ATGAGCAAAGCCTTTGTCGTCCGCATGGTATTGTGGTCCGTGCTGATGCTTTACCTCATCTGCGATTTTTTCGTATTCTCGGGTCCACTGAGGGGTGAGTTGCGCCGGATGTTTCCCAGCAAGGAAGACAAGATAGCCACAGCCATGGCCGAGGGTGTCTGTGCCAAGGTGTATAACGCGCCGATCTATCTCAGCCAGGTCGACCGCCGGGTGCGGGAGAATCTCTGGCGTAGCGGGCGCGATCCGGGGAAAGTCAGTGAGGCCGAAATCAAAACGCTCCGCTGGGTGGCCCTGGATGATTTGATCGCCGAGGCACTGGTGAGGATCAAGGTCAGGGTGAATATCGAGCAGGCCCGGGTATCTGATGCCGAAGTGGATGCGGAGCTGGCGCGTTTTACCAAACGCTTTGATTCCCCCGGGCAGTTGGAGCAGGCCATGGCGGCTCAAGGGATTGAAAGTCGCGAGGAGCTGCGCCTCAGGATGCAGGCCCGCCTTGAGCAGGAAAAGTATGTGTTATCCAAAATCCAATCCCACATCACGGTGGATGAGAAGGAAGCCAGACAATGGTATGAGGATCATCAAAAGGAGCTGACCACGCCCGAGCGCCGTCATGTCAGGCACATCTTTCTTGCCACCCTTGATCATCCATCGGATGAGGCCAAGGGGGAGTTGGAAGGGCATCTGGCGCTGATTCTTTCCGGGAAGGAAACATTCGAGCATGCCGCCAAGTCACTCAGTGAGGACGAACGCAGTAAAGACCAGGGAGGTAATCTCGGCTGGATGCGTAGAGACAGGCTGCCGGGGGATTTTGCCGCCGCCGCATTTACCATCCCCGCCAATCAACCGGTATTACACCGGACCAAACTCGGATGGCACATCATCGAAGTCACCGGGATCAAGGCACCGGAATTACTCCCGTTTGAAAAGATGAAACCGGAGATCGTCGCTGCTATTTCCGACAGTCGCCGGCAGGAGGCCATCGAGCAATACCGTCACCAGCTCCGTTTGCTCAACCACGAGAAGGTGGAGATTTACCGGGATTTGTTAGGCTTGTAA
- a CDS encoding type II secretion system protein, producing the protein MITLPKLANSRSRGAFTLVELLVVIAIIAVLAALVFSIAGKMMLKAEKVTCTALMKDVSLALAAYESEYNKLPLPKHKDEWDTILGDPGGLYSTAPLVSVLTGAEDSEWSENDGNSFDLAQLNPTGEVYLNPNIAHGKKDGGIKEDGKFYDPWGRELMFALNSRRRNHDFNGGFRDETLHTWGLAEWAEIKPGYEDFVIWSYGDDGVKGKGDSATFAGSDDVKSF; encoded by the coding sequence ATGATAACATTACCCAAACTTGCCAACTCCCGATCCCGGGGCGCGTTCACCCTTGTTGAGCTCCTGGTGGTCATTGCCATCATCGCGGTGCTGGCGGCGCTTGTCTTTAGTATCGCGGGCAAGATGATGCTTAAGGCGGAAAAAGTGACCTGCACAGCACTGATGAAAGATGTCTCCCTGGCACTGGCTGCTTACGAGTCCGAATACAATAAACTACCCCTGCCCAAACACAAGGATGAGTGGGATACCATCCTCGGTGACCCCGGCGGACTCTATTCCACAGCGCCATTGGTAAGTGTCCTCACCGGCGCAGAAGACTCGGAGTGGAGCGAAAACGATGGCAACAGCTTTGACCTCGCACAGCTTAACCCCACGGGTGAAGTTTACCTCAATCCCAATATCGCGCATGGCAAGAAGGACGGGGGGATCAAAGAGGATGGCAAGTTTTACGATCCATGGGGCCGCGAGCTTATGTTTGCCCTGAACTCACGACGCCGGAACCACGATTTCAATGGCGGCTTCCGCGATGAAACCCTGCACACCTGGGGCTTGGCCGAGTGGGCGGAGATCAAACCGGGCTATGAGGATTTTGTCATCTGGTCCTACGGTGACGACGGGGTAAAAGGCAAGGGGGATAGCGCCACCTTCGCAGGCTCAGACGATGTTAAATCGTTCTAA
- a CDS encoding sulfatase gives MALLLRIAVCLSMMKPPVFLTILTSLLIQHSPAGELPAGRPNILFFLVDDMGWQETSVPFHTEPTKLNTIYQTPAMVKLASEGLVFTNAYACAVCSPTRVSLMTGQNAARHRVTCWTLIKDKSPERENKILQSSPWNLNGLQPVGSTVPKSVAATTLPELLRKAGYRTIHAGKAHFGAKDTPGSDPKNLGFDVNIAGHYAGGPGSYHGDKNFSAAWRKAGHLWDVPGLEKYHGQKINLTEAITREVIAELENTVAMKQPFYLYMSHYTVHAPWEDDRRFIEKYQGKGLPKQQATLASMIEGMDKSLGDLMQTLQRLGVADNTIVVFMSDNGSPRQCQRNLPLRGHKITAYEGGSRVPLIVKWPGVTGKNLRTDTPMIIEDVFPTFLEMAGVPVPRDIPVDGKSLVPILKNPATRQAERTLFWHYPNFYDQPAFSSVRQGDWKLIYWHANQKLALYNLKDDLGEKNDLSQKHPEKTSRLAKVLGKHLKETDAVMPVVKSTGKPVPLPGF, from the coding sequence ATGGCACTTCTGCTGCGTATAGCCGTATGTCTATCCATGATGAAACCGCCCGTCTTTCTAACTATACTCACAAGCTTGCTCATCCAACACAGCCCTGCAGGGGAGCTGCCGGCGGGCAGACCAAACATCCTCTTCTTCCTCGTCGATGACATGGGCTGGCAGGAAACCTCGGTTCCTTTTCACACCGAGCCCACCAAGCTCAATACAATCTATCAGACACCTGCGATGGTCAAACTGGCAAGCGAGGGGCTCGTTTTTACCAATGCCTACGCCTGTGCGGTCTGCTCACCAACCCGGGTCAGCCTGATGACGGGGCAGAATGCAGCACGCCATCGGGTAACTTGCTGGACATTGATAAAAGACAAATCCCCCGAGCGCGAAAACAAGATACTCCAATCCAGCCCATGGAACCTCAATGGTCTGCAACCCGTAGGATCAACGGTGCCCAAGTCCGTGGCCGCCACCACCTTGCCCGAGCTGTTGCGCAAGGCGGGCTACCGCACCATCCATGCCGGCAAGGCTCATTTCGGAGCCAAGGACACGCCTGGCTCGGATCCCAAAAACCTGGGTTTCGATGTCAACATTGCCGGCCACTATGCGGGCGGCCCCGGCTCCTACCATGGCGATAAAAACTTCTCCGCCGCCTGGCGCAAGGCCGGCCATCTCTGGGATGTCCCCGGACTGGAAAAATACCACGGCCAAAAAATCAACCTCACCGAGGCGATCACGCGAGAGGTTATTGCCGAGTTAGAAAATACAGTGGCCATGAAACAACCCTTCTACCTCTACATGTCCCACTACACCGTGCATGCACCCTGGGAAGACGACCGCCGGTTTATTGAAAAATACCAGGGCAAAGGATTACCAAAACAACAGGCCACCCTTGCATCGATGATAGAGGGCATGGACAAATCGCTTGGCGACCTCATGCAGACCCTCCAACGACTGGGGGTCGCAGACAACACGATTGTGGTTTTCATGTCTGATAACGGCTCACCCCGCCAATGCCAGCGGAACCTGCCATTGCGCGGCCATAAGATCACCGCCTATGAAGGCGGCTCGCGTGTCCCCCTGATCGTCAAGTGGCCGGGTGTTACCGGGAAGAACCTGCGCACAGACACGCCGATGATCATCGAAGACGTTTTCCCCACCTTCCTGGAAATGGCCGGAGTGCCCGTGCCCAGAGACATCCCCGTCGATGGCAAGTCACTGGTTCCCATTCTCAAAAACCCAGCGACCCGACAAGCCGAGCGCACACTTTTCTGGCACTATCCCAATTTTTATGACCAACCCGCATTCAGTTCGGTCAGGCAAGGCGACTGGAAGCTCATCTACTGGCACGCCAACCAGAAACTGGCACTCTATAACCTGAAAGACGACCTCGGAGAGAAAAACGACCTCTCTCAAAAACATCCCGAGAAAACCAGCAGGCTTGCCAAGGTGCTCGGTAAGCACCTCAAAGAGACGGACGCTGTTATGCCCGTCGTCAAGTCGACAGGCAAACCGGTCCCCCTGCCTGGCTTCTAA